Genomic window (Ananas comosus cultivar F153 linkage group 1, ASM154086v1, whole genome shotgun sequence):
TCACAGTCCCGACCTGGGGCGAGGTGGATCAACTGCTGTTACTGCTATTCTCATAGATGGTAGGAAGTTGTGGGTAGCTAATGTTGGTGATTCGCGAGCAGTTCTTGCGAAAGGTGGGTCAGTGATTCAGTTGAGTGTTGACCACGAACCGAGTGCGGAGCGTGGAATAATTGAAAATAGAGGTGGTTTTGTTTCAAACATGCCAGGTTTCAACCGCAGCCTTTTCTtaaatctttcttttattttctcttcatAGGAGTACAATATATATCCTACTTTCGTTTTAGGTAAAGATCCCCGGACTCCCCTAAATTATAGGccaaaagaccattttgaagcgGACTCcccattttattattatttcacactttctttttctttttcctttttttttttttctagtgatACCTCAGCTTTTGCttgttttgatttattttcCTTAGTTGGGAGTGGGCCTGTGGGGGTTCAGTTGAAACTAACAGCCCTGTTAGCTACCGGCTGTTAACTGTTGCTAACAGAATCTGTAGTTCCATCGATGAAAAAGAGGACAAGCTATTAAATTTACTGGTGTCGACAATTTAACTGATGGAAAGAACTTAAACCAAAGGAAGCAAATGTTGATCGGTAAAATATCGTTGAGGGTCTATTTTAAATGGCCTATAGTGAAGCGAGTCTCTATCCATTTTTACCTTCTATTAATTGCTTTTCTTCATTGTTTGACTGTTAGCTGTTACTACCTATGCTCGAGTCTCTGTTATGAGAGTATTGAACTTTCTAGTTCCAGAAAAAGACAGTAATCGACAAAAATGACTGCCAGTCATGAGAGTATGCATTCTCATCTTCGAGTTGGTCATTTTGTAATAGATTGGAATAGGCTTCACACTGGGAGTTTGATAAGACTTGAAAGAGAACGTAGTTATGAAAACATGAACTTATTCTCTCTTCTTAAACAGAGATTTTAACACTGGACCCGAAAGATATATTATCCCAGAAACTAATTATTTACATATTTCCATGATTTTGTCACATCTTTTGACATCAATGTTAATAACAATCTTGTGTTTGTTCTCTCCCCTATCAGGAGATGTTCCTCGAGTTAATGGCCAGTTAGCTGTTTCCCGTGCCTTTGGAGATAAGAGCCTCAAATCTCACTTGCAGTCAGAGCCTGACATAAGAGATGCAGACATAAATGCTGATGCTGAAGTACTCATCCTCGCAAGTGATGGCTTGTGGAAGGTCTGCTTCTTTTGTAAACCTCATGCGTTCTGTTAACGGTTATATCACTCTTTTACTCTTAATTTACGTTTTATATGTGaaaattttatcctttttttaacCAATTGAGTTTAGGTGATGAACAATGAGGAAGCAGTGGAAATTGCGAGAAAGTTTAAGGACCCACAAGCAGCGGCGAGGCAATTGACCGCTGAAGCATTAAGCAGAGAAAGCAAGGATGATATATCATGCATTGTTGTCCAATTCAAGACATGAAGCGGCTCTCGATTCTTTCACATTGTAGCCCCTAAGATCTCGATATATTGGGTTGGATTTCTGATAAAGTTAGTTATAGACTGCGAAAATATTAGGGCAGGCTTGTTAGTTGTGCTTACTTGTAAATGCTTTCTTATTTCGTTCATTTTTGGTGGGTTttatatttgtttgatttccGTGTCAATGCCTTAGCTAGTCGACCGAAAGTTACACTTTTCTTCACGCGCTCGCAAAAGCGGTATTTAGTTTGATTGATGGTTAATGGAATTGTTACATTTTTCGTAGCTATAAGATCCTACTGTTACTTTTTCTcattattcttcaaaatttttttatttttcttttatttgttatgAAATGCCTTTTAATTTCTTCTCCGCCGTCCGCATTTGTCTGGTGCTTTTGCTAAAGTGATGGGGACTATTTATACCACTAAAATGCTCTGTCGAGCTGAGAATTAATTGGATATGCATGTTCATATGTATTTACTTGTTATTTTCGACACTCTTATAGTTTCGAAAGACATACAAAGACCCTCTCAAGTGCCGGGTATTTTGAAATCGCTCCGGCAGGAGTTGCTCTTGTCATCAACTAAACAGAGAAACTTTGCCAAGTTGTAcaataattttgttaatttaactGTTCTGAACACTTTTTCAGCTAATGAATCTGCAGTTTTCATTAATAAATGTCGTAAAATATGGTTAGGTTGCAGTTTTGTTGCAGTTGAGATATGAAACATGAGATTCCATACATGTGAAGAAGCTTCCTTCAAGCTTCATACCTAGAAGCTCTACTTTTTCCCAACACAGCACCAGATTCATCAAAAGccatcttaaatttttaattgttgccAGACTGTTCCCAACAAACCACAGAAAGCAGTATAAAATGAATGTTATATCTGCCCTAATGAATGAAGTATCCTTCACAATTTCGGGCCTAAGTAAAATTTATTACCTTTtacatatctcaaataagaTGCTCAGTTCGAAAATTACAGATTTACACAAGCATAATTTAGAGATAATTTCACTACCATTACAGTAATAGAAAAGCAAACACACATAGAGGCTTGGTTCAGATGTCATAGtgaaaacaaagaagaagaagaagaagaacataaTTTTTGGCAAACCACATGTTAGTTGTTGCACAAGTTGTATGCTGAATAACAGGGAATCACTAGCTGGTCAAAACTTTACTGATACTTGATCTGATTTCATACTTTCTTCTGTAATATTACAAGCAAAATGGCCTCTCGTAAATGTTGAACGTTTCGGACGAAGATAGCTGAGGTTCCTGCAAAGCAAACAAAACTAGTAtcaatcaaaaaagaaaaagaaaaatcttatAAAAGCATTATGAATATAATATGAGCCCCCAACACCCCAAATCTTTAAAACGCTTAAATCTCtttaatgaaatttaaatttgaatatgaattttgaaaaaaaaaaaaagaaaagttatctGAAATCTTTTTCATTTTGCCAAATGAGAATGCTGCAGAGCTTTCCAAATGCAGCAGTTTTGCAGAACATGACTTTTGAATTTATTCTTCATAAGCCTACTACATTAacagattattattattatattagagGGCAATTTAGCGAGATCTGCGAAATATCAAAGTTGTTTGGAATCTCTGCTTGCTTCTACATTTAACTATGCTGAAGAGTTCACTTAGATGCTGTATCATTCACTAGTGAAAAGAAACTTCGAAATCAAGCGCTGAAACCTGTGTACTGCTGAAAGTGATAACTCTCCGAAAGAGAGAAGCTAACGGGCCGCTGATTCCAGCGA
Coding sequences:
- the LOC109721902 gene encoding probable protein phosphatase 2C 41, giving the protein MAGLCCFKSSCTESADQPSSDAGKGKSTQGRIKVNYGFSLIKGKANHPMEDYHVAKFVSMRGHELGLFAIFDGHLGESVPAYLQKNLFANILNEEDFWTDPQRAIFRAYEKTDKAILSHSPDLGRGGSTAVTAILIDGRKLWVANVGDSRAVLAKGGSVIQLSVDHEPSAERGIIENRGGFVSNMPGDVPRVNGQLAVSRAFGDKSLKSHLQSEPDIRDADINADAEVLILASDGLWKVMNNEEAVEIARKFKDPQAAARQLTAEALSRESKDDISCIVVQFKT